In Clostridiales bacterium, the following proteins share a genomic window:
- the topA gene encoding type I DNA topoisomerase: MTQTLVIVESPAKAKTIGKFLGKNYTVQASMGHVRDLPKSQMGVDIENNYKPKYINIRGKGSLIESIKKQAKKSDKVLLATDPDREGEAISWHLSYLLNIDESTPCRIEFHEITKNAIKDSIKHPRAINNNLVNAQQARRILDRLVGYQISPILWKKVKWGLSAGRVQSVAVKLICDREKEIDDFVPKEYWTISVTLAKKDSIQTFEANFYGDAKGKIELTDSEQCDKIIGTVKKGNFIVKKVKRGQKKKYPSPPFITSTLQQEAYKKLGFSTKKTMAVAQQLYEGIDIKGEGTLGLITYMRTDSTRIANEAIAEAREYISSSYDDKYLPDSPRIYKTNKNAQDAHEAIRPTSSKRSPETIKSSLSSDQYKLYKLIWNKFIASQMTAAVFDTVMVDIENNGYIFKSSGNKIKFPGFMIIYSIDEDDKAEGSDIPDIHENEILDEKKIQPKQHFTQSPSRYTEATLVKMLEENGIGRPSTYAPIISTILERNYVEKEKKFLKPTELGKIVNDIVSQYFKRIVNVEFTANMEKQFDDIEEGMKDWVSVIDEFYKSFQPELKHAEDEISKIKIEEKVEVTDIKCEKCGRNMVIKNGRYGKFLACPGYPECKNTKPYTVELDVPCPKCGGKLILRKTKKGRKFYGCKNYPLCNFMTWYEPTNEKCPKCGSMMVKKYSKGKGSILSCINENCNYKKDVMNSTDGGNNG; this comes from the coding sequence TTGACTCAAACCCTTGTTATAGTTGAATCACCGGCAAAAGCCAAGACGATAGGCAAATTCCTTGGCAAAAATTATACTGTTCAGGCTTCCATGGGACATGTGAGGGATCTTCCCAAAAGCCAGATGGGTGTTGATATTGAAAATAATTATAAACCAAAGTACATCAATATAAGGGGAAAGGGAAGCCTTATTGAGAGCATAAAAAAGCAGGCCAAAAAAAGCGATAAAGTGCTGCTTGCCACAGACCCCGACAGAGAGGGGGAAGCTATATCATGGCATCTTTCATATTTATTGAACATCGATGAAAGTACTCCATGCAGGATCGAATTTCATGAGATAACTAAAAATGCGATAAAGGATTCTATAAAGCATCCGAGGGCAATCAATAATAATCTGGTAAATGCCCAGCAGGCAAGAAGGATTTTGGATAGACTGGTCGGATATCAGATTAGCCCGATTTTGTGGAAAAAAGTAAAATGGGGATTGAGTGCAGGCAGGGTGCAATCCGTGGCTGTTAAGCTTATATGCGACAGGGAAAAAGAAATTGACGATTTTGTTCCCAAAGAATACTGGACTATTTCTGTAACACTTGCAAAGAAAGACTCTATTCAAACATTCGAGGCTAATTTTTATGGAGATGCCAAAGGCAAAATAGAGCTAACCGATTCGGAGCAATGCGATAAGATTATTGGGACGGTAAAAAAGGGAAACTTCATTGTAAAAAAAGTTAAAAGAGGCCAGAAAAAGAAGTATCCTTCCCCTCCTTTTATTACAAGCACACTGCAGCAGGAAGCCTATAAAAAATTAGGATTTTCAACCAAAAAAACCATGGCAGTGGCACAGCAGTTGTACGAAGGCATAGATATTAAAGGTGAAGGTACTTTAGGACTTATAACATATATGAGAACTGACTCTACAAGAATCGCAAATGAAGCTATTGCAGAAGCAAGAGAATATATAAGCAGTTCTTATGATGATAAGTATTTACCTGATTCACCGAGAATATATAAAACGAATAAAAATGCTCAGGATGCTCATGAAGCTATACGCCCCACATCATCTAAAAGAAGCCCTGAGACCATAAAGAGTTCTTTAAGCAGCGACCAGTATAAACTATATAAGCTCATCTGGAATAAATTTATTGCAAGCCAGATGACCGCAGCTGTTTTTGACACAGTTATGGTTGATATAGAAAACAACGGGTATATATTCAAGTCAAGCGGAAACAAAATAAAATTTCCCGGATTTATGATAATTTATTCGATAGATGAAGATGATAAAGCTGAAGGCTCAGACATACCTGACATTCATGAAAATGAAATACTGGATGAGAAAAAGATACAGCCAAAGCAGCATTTTACCCAATCGCCGTCGCGTTATACAGAGGCCACACTCGTTAAAATGCTTGAAGAGAATGGAATAGGAAGGCCAAGTACTTATGCCCCTATAATATCGACCATACTTGAAAGAAATTATGTGGAAAAAGAGAAGAAATTTTTAAAACCGACAGAATTGGGGAAAATAGTTAATGATATCGTAAGCCAGTATTTTAAGAGAATAGTAAACGTAGAGTTCACAGCGAATATGGAAAAACAATTTGATGATATCGAAGAAGGGATGAAAGACTGGGTAAGCGTAATCGATGAGTTCTATAAATCTTTTCAACCTGAGCTTAAGCATGCCGAGGATGAGATAAGCAAAATTAAAATTGAAGAAAAGGTTGAAGTTACCGATATAAAATGCGAAAAGTGCGGGAGAAACATGGTGATAAAAAATGGACGCTATGGGAAATTTCTTGCATGTCCCGGATATCCAGAATGTAAAAATACAAAACCATATACTGTAGAGTTAGATGTACCCTGCCCGAAATGCGGGGGAAAATTGATACTCAGGAAGACAAAAAAAGGCAGGAAGTTTTATGGATGCAAAAATTATCCATTATGCAACTTTATGACATGGTATGAACCGACAAATGAAAAATGCCCGAAATGCGGAAGCATGATGGTAAAAAAATATTCAAAAGGCAAGGGCAGCATACTTTCCTGTATCAATGAAAATTGTAATTATAAAAAAGATGTTATGAATAGTACGGATGGTGGCAATAATGGATAA
- the trmFO gene encoding methylenetetrahydrofolate--tRNA-(uracil(54)-C(5))-methyltransferase (FADH(2)-oxidizing) TrmFO, whose protein sequence is MDNKVKIIGAGLAGSEAAYQLAKRGVKVDLYEMRPVKYTPAHHTGYFAELVCSNSLRSNRLENAVGLLKEEMRMLDSIIIRYADRYRVPAGGALAVDREKFSDGITCELQENRNINIIRGEVTNIDANEYTIIATGPLTSEKLSQSIRRLIENDYLYFYDAAAPIVTYDSIDKTKVFRASRYGKGEDDYLNCPMSKEEYENFWHEIVNAETAELKSFEKQIVFEGCMPVESMAKRGKETLLYGPLKPVGLIDPKTGKRPYAVVQLRQDNAAGTLYNIVGFQTHLKWNEQKRVFGLIPGLENAEFLRFGVMHRNTYINSPKVLLPTLQLKNNKNIMFAGQISGVEGYVESASMGLISGINMSRIIAGEKALVFPECTAIGSLSSYISNENVKHFQPMNVNFGLIPKIDEKIKEKRTKNIKISENSLKTLKSFINNNIINIV, encoded by the coding sequence ATGGATAATAAAGTAAAAATAATAGGTGCCGGGCTTGCAGGAAGCGAAGCTGCATACCAGCTTGCAAAACGCGGTGTAAAAGTCGACCTTTATGAAATGAGGCCGGTCAAGTATACGCCCGCCCACCATACAGGCTATTTTGCAGAACTTGTATGCAGCAATTCCTTAAGGTCCAATCGATTGGAAAATGCAGTGGGACTATTAAAAGAAGAAATGCGCATGCTCGATTCCATAATAATAAGATATGCCGACAGGTATAGAGTCCCTGCAGGAGGCGCTCTTGCGGTTGACAGGGAGAAATTTTCCGATGGGATAACATGTGAGCTTCAGGAAAACAGAAACATAAATATCATAAGGGGTGAAGTTACAAATATAGACGCAAACGAATATACTATCATTGCGACCGGCCCCTTAACATCTGAAAAATTGTCGCAATCCATAAGGAGACTTATAGAGAATGATTATTTATATTTTTATGATGCCGCCGCGCCGATAGTTACTTATGATTCAATCGATAAGACAAAGGTTTTCAGAGCTTCGAGGTATGGTAAGGGCGAAGATGATTATTTGAATTGTCCGATGTCAAAGGAAGAATATGAGAACTTCTGGCACGAAATTGTGAATGCAGAAACGGCTGAGTTGAAGAGCTTTGAAAAGCAGATAGTATTTGAAGGATGCATGCCCGTTGAGAGCATGGCAAAAAGGGGAAAAGAAACTCTATTATACGGACCCTTGAAACCAGTCGGTTTAATCGATCCAAAGACGGGGAAAAGACCTTATGCCGTTGTTCAGCTTCGTCAGGATAATGCTGCGGGTACACTATATAATATTGTAGGCTTTCAAACGCATTTGAAATGGAATGAGCAAAAAAGGGTTTTCGGATTGATACCCGGCCTTGAAAATGCGGAATTTTTAAGATTTGGGGTGATGCACAGAAATACATATATAAATTCTCCCAAGGTTCTTTTACCTACGCTGCAGTTGAAAAATAATAAAAACATAATGTTTGCAGGCCAGATATCAGGAGTTGAAGGATATGTGGAGTCGGCATCCATGGGGTTGATTTCTGGAATAAATATGAGCCGCATTATAGCAGGTGAAAAAGCTTTAGTGTTTCCTGAATGCACTGCCATAGGTTCTCTGTCTTCTTATATTTCAAATGAAAATGTAAAACATTTTCAGCCGATGAATGTCAATTTTGGACTTATT